The proteins below come from a single Streptomyces sp. SCSIO 75703 genomic window:
- a CDS encoding hydantoinase/oxoprolinase family protein produces the protein MAETGNKASRRIGIDIGGTFTDLFVVEGDGESRIYKSPTTPQDPSVGLLNGLTKAADSFGESLEDFLGGVSTIVHGTTIATNAVLTRQGARTGFVTTHGFRDLLNMRRGIRERQNDSKYAPPSPLVPREFIATVRERIDVCGNELVPLHEDDVRAAARRFREQGVEAVAVSYLWSFLAPAHEQRTADILREELPGAFITISSDVVPQIRAYERHSTTVLNAFVGPKLRHYLANIEQQLADRGFGGTLLIVQSNGGVMSPEIASDSAVNALMSGPAAGPGAALQYARRHGSEDVITVDMGGTSFDVALVRDGESLLTSDSEIGGYRVALPMLDIHTVGAGGGSLVWVDSGGILRVGPQSATANPGPACYGRGGENPTTTDADLLMGYLNPDLFGDGAFTLDVEAARRAVEEKVAKPLGLSVTEAVEGIYHVVNATMAEAVSAVSVKRGVDPREFTMVVAGGAGPIHAVPIAQELGISRIIVPRESSVFCAVGTLLTDLKHLYARTFVSDMDSLDPDRVGELYREMRDEAIETLRSENVEDDAIDLVFSADVRYIGQFTEIEVPLAFDDGLTPESLKQLVTDFEKKHEALNGYTMPGEATELINVRLTSLGRTVKPALADHASAGEDPSAARKGAREAIFSGSPLRTDVYDGLALRRDNRVLGPAIIEQPTTTVVLLEGYAMTVDSQGNYVIEPAQRPA, from the coding sequence ATGGCGGAAACAGGCAACAAGGCCAGTCGACGGATCGGAATCGACATCGGAGGTACTTTCACCGACCTCTTCGTGGTCGAGGGAGACGGCGAGTCTCGCATCTACAAGTCCCCCACCACCCCGCAGGACCCCTCCGTCGGCCTGCTGAACGGACTGACCAAGGCGGCCGACAGTTTCGGCGAGTCGTTGGAAGACTTCCTGGGCGGGGTGTCCACGATCGTCCACGGCACGACGATCGCCACCAACGCCGTCCTGACCCGTCAGGGGGCGAGGACCGGGTTCGTCACCACGCACGGCTTCCGTGACCTGCTGAACATGCGTCGCGGCATCCGCGAGCGCCAGAACGACTCGAAGTACGCGCCGCCGTCTCCGCTCGTCCCCCGCGAGTTCATCGCCACGGTTCGCGAGCGGATCGACGTCTGCGGGAACGAACTCGTGCCGCTGCACGAGGACGACGTGCGCGCGGCGGCACGCCGGTTCCGCGAGCAGGGCGTCGAGGCGGTCGCCGTCTCCTACCTGTGGTCCTTCCTGGCCCCCGCCCACGAACAGCGCACCGCGGACATCCTGCGCGAGGAACTTCCCGGCGCCTTCATCACCATCTCCAGCGACGTGGTGCCCCAGATCCGCGCCTACGAACGGCACAGCACAACGGTGCTGAACGCCTTCGTCGGACCCAAGCTGCGCCACTACCTGGCGAACATCGAGCAGCAGCTGGCGGACCGCGGCTTCGGCGGAACCCTGCTCATCGTGCAGTCCAACGGCGGCGTGATGTCGCCCGAGATCGCCAGCGATTCAGCGGTCAACGCGCTCATGTCCGGCCCGGCGGCCGGGCCGGGGGCGGCCCTCCAGTACGCCCGTCGGCACGGCTCCGAGGACGTCATCACCGTCGACATGGGAGGAACCAGCTTCGACGTCGCGCTGGTACGCGACGGCGAGTCGCTGCTCACCAGCGACAGCGAGATCGGCGGATACCGCGTCGCCCTGCCCATGCTGGATATCCACACCGTGGGTGCGGGGGGCGGTTCACTGGTGTGGGTGGACTCCGGCGGCATCCTGCGGGTCGGTCCGCAAAGCGCCACCGCCAACCCGGGCCCCGCCTGCTACGGCCGCGGCGGCGAGAATCCCACGACCACCGACGCCGACCTCCTCATGGGCTACCTGAACCCGGACCTGTTCGGGGACGGTGCCTTCACCCTGGACGTCGAAGCGGCCCGCAGGGCCGTGGAGGAGAAGGTCGCGAAACCACTGGGTCTCTCGGTCACCGAAGCGGTCGAGGGCATCTACCACGTGGTGAACGCGACCATGGCCGAGGCCGTCAGCGCCGTCTCGGTCAAGCGCGGTGTCGACCCCCGCGAGTTCACCATGGTGGTCGCCGGCGGCGCCGGCCCGATCCACGCCGTGCCGATCGCGCAGGAACTGGGCATCAGCCGCATCATCGTCCCTCGCGAGTCGTCGGTCTTCTGCGCGGTGGGCACCCTGCTGACCGACCTCAAACACCTGTACGCGCGCACCTTCGTCTCGGACATGGACTCCCTGGATCCGGACCGGGTCGGCGAGCTGTACCGGGAGATGCGTGACGAGGCCATCGAGACGCTGCGCTCCGAAAACGTGGAAGACGACGCGATCGACCTCGTCTTCAGCGCCGACGTGCGGTACATCGGCCAGTTCACCGAGATCGAGGTCCCCCTGGCCTTCGACGACGGCCTCACCCCGGAATCGCTGAAGCAGTTGGTCACCGACTTCGAGAAGAAGCACGAGGCGCTCAACGGTTACACCATGCCCGGCGAGGCCACCGAGCTCATCAACGTGCGCCTCACCTCGTTGGGCCGCACCGTCAAACCCGCCCTCGCCGACCACGCCTCCGCGGGCGAGGACCCCTCCGCGGCGCGCAAGGGCGCACGCGAGGCGATCTTCTCCGGCTCTCCCCTCCGGACCGACGTCTACGACGGCCTCGCCCTGCGTCGTGACAACCGCGTCCTCGGCCCCGCGATCATCGAGCAGCCCACCACCACCGTCGTCCTCCTCGAGGGCTACGCCATGACGGTGGACTCGCAGGGCAACTACGTCATCGAGCCGGCGCAGCGACCGGCCTGA
- a CDS encoding hydantoinase B/oxoprolinase family protein, giving the protein MTPTHPPAHPILVAVIGSALDGITSEMGQTMLRTSRSPIFVEARDFATSIFSADCRLLAQTHYIPVIGGATPFALRAIAEFFGDDVNDGDIFIHNDPFDGGSHLPDITIARPVFWNGELAFWATTKGHNADVGGGGVVGFNPGARDVLEEGIRIPPARVVEKGELRRDVWELILGNVRMRALVESVLNCQIGATAIGERRLRALLEKYGPQTIRDATDELMRASARQVRAAVAEIPDGEYSAEALLDNDGIDRDRSYRIALTLKVDGERLTFDFGESDEQAKGFINSTIANTVSSAHLALFGCIDPDIRYNAGAIEPIDVIAPAGSLANPLDPAPVAACTVPTCEAIASAVWVALSQAVPGLAHAGWARWCTPATMGMNPRTGRHFGDLHFLGKGGSGATEGFDGWDHLSPSNTLGGLRAPDPELHELDTPYLLEELEYLPDSAGGGQWRGGLGVRYRWRVLADGIACATYGSGFMPETAPVGLLGGRPGIVQSLTLTRAGAEPVEVASNSFYTLNKGDVFEVVASGGGGFGDPRLRPAELVVRDVREGVVSIDAARTVYGVAIDPDTLEERQDETRHLRAAG; this is encoded by the coding sequence ATGACACCGACGCACCCCCCGGCCCACCCCATTCTCGTCGCCGTGATCGGCAGCGCTCTGGACGGCATCACCAGCGAGATGGGCCAGACGATGCTGCGCACCTCGCGCTCACCCATCTTCGTGGAAGCCCGCGACTTCGCGACGTCGATCTTCAGCGCGGACTGCCGGCTGCTCGCCCAGACCCACTACATTCCCGTCATCGGCGGGGCGACACCGTTCGCCCTGCGCGCCATCGCGGAGTTCTTCGGTGACGATGTGAACGACGGGGACATCTTCATTCACAACGATCCGTTCGACGGCGGCTCGCACCTGCCCGACATCACCATCGCCAGGCCGGTCTTCTGGAACGGTGAGCTGGCCTTCTGGGCCACGACCAAGGGGCACAACGCCGACGTCGGGGGTGGCGGCGTCGTCGGGTTCAACCCCGGAGCCCGGGACGTCCTGGAGGAGGGCATACGGATCCCCCCGGCCCGCGTCGTCGAGAAGGGCGAGCTGCGGCGTGACGTGTGGGAACTCATCCTCGGCAACGTGCGGATGCGCGCCCTCGTCGAGAGCGTGCTGAACTGCCAGATCGGCGCCACCGCGATCGGCGAGCGCCGGCTCCGGGCACTCCTGGAGAAGTACGGGCCCCAGACCATCCGCGACGCCACCGACGAACTGATGCGGGCGAGCGCACGTCAGGTCCGCGCGGCGGTGGCCGAGATTCCCGACGGCGAGTACAGCGCCGAGGCACTGCTCGACAACGACGGCATCGACCGGGACCGCTCCTACCGGATCGCCCTGACCCTCAAGGTCGACGGTGAGCGCCTGACCTTCGACTTCGGTGAGAGCGACGAGCAGGCGAAGGGCTTCATCAACAGCACGATCGCCAACACCGTCTCCTCGGCGCATCTGGCCTTGTTCGGCTGCATCGACCCGGACATCCGCTACAACGCCGGTGCGATCGAACCGATCGACGTGATCGCCCCGGCCGGTTCCCTCGCCAACCCCCTTGACCCGGCGCCCGTCGCCGCGTGTACGGTCCCGACCTGTGAGGCCATCGCCTCGGCGGTCTGGGTGGCTCTCTCCCAGGCCGTTCCCGGCCTCGCCCACGCCGGCTGGGCCCGCTGGTGCACGCCCGCCACCATGGGGATGAACCCCCGCACCGGGCGTCACTTCGGCGACCTGCACTTCCTGGGCAAGGGCGGCAGCGGTGCCACCGAGGGCTTCGACGGCTGGGACCACCTCTCGCCGTCGAACACCCTGGGCGGACTGCGGGCCCCGGACCCCGAGCTGCACGAGCTGGACACGCCCTACCTGCTGGAGGAGCTCGAGTACCTCCCCGACAGCGCGGGGGGCGGCCAGTGGCGCGGCGGCCTCGGTGTTCGATACCGGTGGCGGGTGCTGGCCGACGGCATCGCCTGCGCGACCTACGGCAGCGGCTTCATGCCCGAGACGGCGCCCGTGGGGCTGCTCGGCGGCAGGCCCGGCATCGTCCAGAGCCTGACCCTGACCCGCGCCGGCGCCGAGCCCGTCGAGGTCGCGTCCAACTCCTTCTACACCCTGAACAAGGGCGACGTCTTCGAGGTCGTCGCGAGCGGTGGCGGCGGGTTCGGCGATCCGCGCCTGCGGCCCGCCGAACTGGTGGTGCGGGACGTGCGCGAAGGCGTGGTCTCGATCGACGCCGCCCGCACCGTCTACGGGGTCGCCATCGACCCGGACACCCTGGAAGAGCGGCAGGACGAGACCCGGCACCTGCGCGCCGCGGGCTGA
- a CDS encoding LysR family transcriptional regulator, which translates to MPELSIHALRVVRAVAAHGSLSGAARMLGYSQPAVSRQVSAAEKAAGQSLFVRGARGVKTTPAGEIVARFAAETLAGLDRLDERLGELTSGPQVRVRVGAFPAANAALLPFALARVLERRPRMTFALTEASSPQLVRRVVTKRLDVAVVASGPDLPQPALEGLRITPLPGGELMVGVPRGHSLSAVEGAVPVSELAHASWIVGKGAGDEPQFGAWPTLTDPLIAFRTRTWPSRFGLVAAGLGICVVPGILAPVVPRNVALMRVDDPNWLGRRILAVTGNDGVESHDIVVRALREPWEDKQ; encoded by the coding sequence GTGCCCGAACTCAGCATCCACGCTCTCCGCGTCGTGCGCGCGGTCGCCGCGCACGGTTCCCTGAGCGGCGCGGCTCGCATGCTCGGGTACTCCCAGCCGGCCGTCTCCCGCCAGGTCTCGGCCGCGGAGAAGGCCGCGGGGCAGTCACTGTTCGTGCGCGGCGCGCGCGGCGTCAAGACGACGCCGGCCGGGGAGATCGTCGCCCGGTTCGCCGCCGAGACGCTCGCGGGCCTGGACCGGCTGGACGAACGGCTCGGTGAGCTGACCTCCGGACCACAGGTGCGGGTCCGGGTGGGGGCCTTCCCCGCCGCGAACGCCGCCCTGCTCCCCTTCGCGCTGGCCAGAGTGCTGGAGCGGCGGCCGAGGATGACGTTCGCTCTCACCGAGGCGTCCTCGCCCCAACTCGTGCGCCGGGTCGTCACCAAACGGCTCGACGTCGCGGTCGTGGCCTCCGGACCCGACTTGCCGCAGCCTGCCCTGGAGGGGCTGCGGATCACCCCGTTGCCGGGCGGCGAGCTGATGGTGGGCGTGCCGCGCGGGCACTCACTCTCCGCGGTGGAAGGCGCCGTCCCGGTGAGTGAACTCGCCCACGCGTCGTGGATCGTGGGCAAGGGCGCGGGTGACGAGCCACAGTTCGGCGCGTGGCCCACCCTGACCGATCCGCTCATCGCCTTCCGCACGCGGACCTGGCCCAGCCGTTTCGGACTCGTCGCCGCCGGACTCGGGATCTGCGTCGTCCCGGGCATCCTCGCTCCGGTCGTCCCTCGGAACGTCGCCCTGATGCGTGTGGACGATCCGAACTGGCTCGGACGGCGCATTCTCGCGGTCACCGGGAATGACGGGGTCGAATCGCACGACATCGTGGTCCGGGCCCTGCGGGAACCGTGGGAAGACAAGCAGTGA
- a CDS encoding IclR family transcriptional regulator, whose amino-acid sequence MIDGLERAVRILDLFSSDAPEWTVSDVCRTLGLPKTTVWDYMQSMAALGLLRRTGRGRYRLGWHSFQLGLRARMTSEISGPAWSEMCDLVDTHHETVQLASRYHGEVVYLEKIAPRNGVRVNATRVGERLPAHCTAAGKVLLAYLSPGELRGVYGEMRSLTDRSLTTLSALEAELSSVRERGYALDVEEAVEGMCCVAAPISNRHGDVSWALSMSFLEYRLPDHADVYARAVLEAARRLSEHAP is encoded by the coding sequence GTGATCGACGGTCTCGAACGGGCTGTGCGGATACTGGACCTCTTCTCGTCCGACGCCCCCGAGTGGACGGTCAGCGACGTGTGCCGCACGCTCGGCCTCCCCAAGACGACGGTCTGGGACTACATGCAGAGCATGGCCGCCCTCGGCCTCCTGCGCCGTACGGGACGCGGCCGCTACCGGCTCGGGTGGCACTCCTTCCAACTGGGACTCCGCGCGCGGATGACCTCGGAGATCTCCGGTCCGGCCTGGTCCGAGATGTGCGACCTGGTCGACACCCACCACGAGACGGTCCAGCTGGCGTCCCGCTATCACGGCGAGGTCGTCTACCTGGAGAAGATCGCTCCGCGTAACGGGGTCCGGGTCAACGCGACCCGAGTGGGCGAACGGCTCCCGGCGCACTGCACCGCGGCCGGCAAGGTCCTGCTCGCCTACCTCTCCCCCGGTGAGCTCCGTGGTGTCTACGGCGAGATGAGGTCCCTCACGGACCGTTCCCTCACCACGCTCTCGGCGCTGGAGGCAGAGCTGTCATCGGTCCGGGAGCGTGGCTACGCCCTGGACGTCGAGGAAGCCGTCGAAGGCATGTGCTGTGTCGCCGCACCGATCAGCAATCGGCACGGCGACGTGTCGTGGGCACTGAGCATGAGTTTCCTCGAATACCGGCTGCCCGACCACGCGGACGTGTACGCCCGCGCCGTGCTGGAGGCGGCCCGGCGGCTCTCCGAGCACGCACCGTGA
- a CDS encoding AAA domain-containing protein: MGWREEIATALGEWISLEGGVGKEPRWQRVGRAARTGDAGRYVVDLRGSDIGPDQLDSLRLAGPESHDIETNGFAVSETVQSGSLLSVRVAEFADVTDPHLWVLKQPPTFLVEALRNGISGLGEHPLAAALAAGAIGGRPAPAADPPGFHPAQGDAYRACLGEGVHLVWGPPGTGKTTVLKRAIGDLMARGDRVLLVSATNIAVDNALLGVMRAKRHHPGHIVRVGPPHLREVAEDPSVSLPLMVKARLTEAAARRDALEADLVAIKHRAEQLAALDGGLAGFDSSAYFAALKLLRTPGGDLASTRSRQEAAGRRLTDAESVFRDAVAAAETAAARDKAAEESRERWSQVDRLSEDMVRVREAAELREAAALLAEGACDTLRRELEDMEGKGAVRKWRLRERAGELRRRLAEAERAAASARQSATGARATAATHLGTLGRRITALVDTIALTREQTARLTADATARRAAEQRAGRHRDTCEEELLQAEEAARRARRAGELVERAERQDWPARFDLARRLRPAAADDATRRPALEKQYQEAQETYERLARDAGSEIVKGARLVATTLARFRTNRAVFEGPYDVVLVDEAGAATLPEVLLATGKAGRTAVLLGDFMQLGAVIPSELKDHGRSDVKRWLLPDVFRHCGIVEPTDAQAHPACVTLTQQHRFGPAVMALANDLAYGGVLDGGGQTRTARPTDDPEIVLIDTDGLHELARAHLTGSRSGWWPAGSLIARALVELHAELGEETGIVTPYRVQADATLEALRDVEAPGGGVPAEVGTAHKFQGREFDVVVFDTVEGGRGSRDLWMACAHLQPAAGGWPREGVRLFNVAVTRVKTRLYVIVGGERVKNAAPGTALAHLAARIDSRRGVRVLPAKTLITPTTAPSTFRGEFGTALAEVLSRHVEVTEIHDERDFYRTFTDEIRHARHSLWLWAPWVAKRLASLLPELRAAAGRGVRINVFIRDDTDQLQKKPANQKLIADLRTVAHVVVPMNVMHQKIAVIDERTVMIGSLNALSQSWTREVMLTMRGAHFARRLLEHEHATVFAAPPRCGRCAGAEIEIRRRGHGAWVWRCYSVACKTTPKGGTSAWTQNIRLRRGN; encoded by the coding sequence GTGGGCTGGCGAGAGGAGATCGCTACCGCGCTCGGGGAGTGGATCAGCCTGGAAGGCGGTGTCGGCAAGGAGCCCCGATGGCAACGTGTCGGCAGGGCGGCCCGCACGGGGGACGCCGGCCGGTACGTCGTCGACCTCCGTGGCTCCGACATCGGCCCGGACCAACTCGACAGCCTGCGACTCGCCGGACCGGAGAGCCACGACATCGAGACGAACGGCTTCGCGGTCTCGGAGACGGTCCAGAGCGGCTCGCTGCTGAGTGTGCGGGTGGCCGAGTTCGCCGACGTGACCGACCCGCACTTATGGGTGCTGAAGCAGCCGCCCACGTTCCTCGTCGAAGCTCTGCGCAACGGGATCTCCGGTCTGGGCGAGCACCCTCTGGCGGCAGCCCTCGCGGCCGGCGCCATCGGGGGCAGGCCGGCGCCGGCCGCGGACCCGCCCGGATTCCACCCGGCGCAGGGCGACGCGTACCGCGCCTGCCTCGGCGAGGGGGTGCACCTGGTGTGGGGCCCTCCGGGTACCGGGAAGACCACCGTGCTGAAGCGGGCGATCGGCGACCTCATGGCACGGGGCGATCGCGTCCTGCTCGTCTCGGCCACGAACATCGCCGTCGACAACGCCCTGCTCGGAGTGATGCGGGCCAAGCGGCACCACCCCGGTCACATCGTCCGGGTGGGGCCACCCCATCTGCGGGAGGTGGCCGAGGACCCCTCGGTGTCGCTGCCGCTGATGGTCAAGGCACGCTTGACGGAGGCGGCGGCCCGACGCGACGCCCTCGAAGCCGACCTCGTCGCGATCAAGCACCGGGCCGAACAGCTCGCCGCCCTGGACGGAGGCCTGGCCGGGTTCGACTCCTCCGCCTACTTCGCGGCACTGAAGCTGCTCCGCACACCCGGTGGGGATCTCGCGTCAACGCGGTCACGGCAAGAGGCGGCCGGCCGGCGCCTGACCGACGCCGAGTCGGTGTTCCGCGACGCGGTCGCCGCGGCCGAGACCGCCGCGGCCCGGGACAAGGCCGCGGAGGAGTCACGAGAGCGGTGGAGCCAAGTCGACCGCCTGTCCGAGGACATGGTCCGGGTGCGGGAGGCGGCGGAACTCCGTGAGGCAGCCGCGCTGCTGGCGGAAGGCGCCTGCGACACCCTGCGCCGGGAACTCGAGGACATGGAGGGCAAGGGCGCCGTGAGGAAGTGGCGTCTGCGGGAAAGGGCCGGCGAGCTGCGGCGCCGGCTCGCCGAGGCCGAGCGGGCCGCCGCGTCCGCCAGACAGTCGGCGACCGGGGCCCGCGCGACGGCTGCCACTCACCTGGGGACCCTCGGCCGGCGGATCACCGCCCTGGTCGACACCATCGCGCTCACCCGCGAACAGACCGCCCGCCTGACCGCCGACGCCACGGCCCGGCGCGCCGCCGAACAGCGGGCCGGACGCCACCGCGACACGTGCGAGGAGGAACTGCTCCAGGCGGAGGAGGCCGCCCGGCGCGCCCGGCGGGCCGGCGAACTGGTCGAGCGGGCGGAGCGGCAGGACTGGCCGGCCCGGTTCGACCTCGCTCGCCGACTGCGCCCGGCAGCCGCCGACGACGCGACCCGGCGGCCTGCCCTGGAGAAGCAGTACCAGGAAGCCCAGGAGACGTACGAGCGCCTCGCTCGTGATGCCGGCAGCGAGATCGTCAAGGGCGCCAGACTGGTCGCCACGACGTTGGCCAGGTTCCGCACGAACCGGGCCGTCTTCGAAGGGCCGTACGACGTCGTCCTGGTGGACGAGGCGGGCGCGGCCACCTTGCCGGAGGTCCTCCTCGCCACGGGCAAGGCCGGCCGGACCGCGGTTCTCCTCGGGGACTTCATGCAACTGGGCGCGGTCATCCCCTCCGAACTCAAGGACCACGGCCGCTCGGACGTCAAACGCTGGCTGCTCCCGGACGTCTTCCGGCACTGCGGAATCGTGGAGCCGACCGACGCCCAGGCTCACCCGGCCTGCGTCACGCTTACCCAACAGCACCGCTTCGGGCCCGCCGTGATGGCCCTGGCCAACGACCTCGCGTACGGCGGCGTCCTCGACGGGGGCGGCCAGACGCGGACGGCACGCCCGACGGACGACCCCGAGATCGTACTGATCGACACGGACGGGCTCCACGAGCTGGCCAGGGCCCACCTGACCGGAAGCCGCAGCGGATGGTGGCCGGCGGGCTCGCTGATCGCACGGGCGCTCGTGGAACTGCACGCCGAGCTCGGGGAGGAGACCGGCATCGTCACCCCCTACCGCGTCCAGGCCGACGCCACGTTGGAGGCGCTGCGGGACGTCGAGGCCCCCGGTGGGGGCGTGCCGGCAGAAGTCGGCACCGCCCACAAGTTCCAGGGTCGCGAGTTCGACGTCGTCGTCTTCGACACGGTGGAAGGCGGACGAGGCAGCCGCGATCTGTGGATGGCCTGCGCGCATCTCCAGCCGGCGGCCGGCGGCTGGCCGAGGGAGGGAGTCCGTCTCTTCAACGTGGCCGTCACCCGGGTCAAGACGCGTCTGTACGTCATCGTCGGCGGCGAACGCGTCAAGAACGCCGCACCGGGAACGGCGTTGGCGCATCTCGCGGCCCGCATCGACTCCCGTCGCGGGGTGCGGGTCCTCCCAGCCAAGACCCTGATCACCCCGACGACCGCGCCGTCCACGTTCCGAGGCGAGTTCGGGACGGCACTCGCCGAGGTGTTGAGCCGGCACGTCGAGGTGACGGAGATCCATGACGAACGCGACTTCTACCGCACGTTCACCGACGAGATCCGCCACGCACGGCACTCCCTGTGGCTCTGGGCGCCCTGGGTGGCAAAACGCCTCGCCTCCCTGCTCCCCGAGCTGCGTGCGGCGGCCGGCCGAGGAGTGCGGATCAACGTCTTCATCCGGGACGACACCGACCAACTCCAGAAGAAGCCCGCCAACCAGAAACTCATCGCCGACCTGCGCACCGTCGCGCACGTGGTCGTTCCGATGAACGTCATGCACCAGAAGATCGCGGTCATCGACGAACGGACGGTCATGATCGGCAGCCTCAACGCCCTGTCCCAGAGCTGGACCCGCGAGGTCATGCTGACGATGCGGGGCGCTCACTTCGCCCGGAGACTGCTGGAGCACGAACACGCCACGGTCTTCGCGGCTCCGCCACGCTGCGGACGGTGCGCAGGCGCGGAGATCGAGATTCGCCGCCGAGGGCACGGCGCGTGGGTGTGGCGCTGCTACTCCGTCGCCTGCAAGACCACGCCGAAGGGCGGGACGAGTGCGTGGACCCAGAACATCCGGCTGAGGCGGGGGAACTGA
- a CDS encoding ester cyclase produces MGEFISPDDTRYDERARALVRIGREAIAVADDEKLDAYFADDFVFHGPDGDMTYGQLRSFFAAMRAAFEGFACERRTIISDGGYIGSRTSMSGRFTAPFEASPIGTIAPNGRPMRLELINLFRYDENGRLAEEWVQYDNVGFLRQLGVDLAEGR; encoded by the coding sequence ATGGGCGAGTTCATTTCCCCCGACGACACCCGTTACGACGAGCGGGCGCGCGCACTGGTGCGCATCGGCCGCGAAGCGATCGCCGTGGCCGACGACGAGAAGCTGGACGCCTATTTCGCGGACGACTTCGTGTTCCACGGCCCCGACGGCGACATGACGTACGGGCAGCTCCGTTCCTTCTTCGCGGCCATGCGCGCCGCGTTCGAGGGATTCGCATGCGAGCGTCGCACCATCATCAGCGACGGAGGGTACATCGGTTCGCGTACCAGCATGTCGGGGCGTTTCACCGCGCCCTTCGAGGCGTCCCCCATCGGCACGATCGCACCGAACGGCCGGCCGATGCGGCTCGAACTGATCAATCTCTTCCGCTACGACGAGAACGGCCGGCTGGCCGAGGAATGGGTCCAGTACGACAACGTCGGCTTCCTCCGGCAGCTCGGCGTCGACCTCGCCGAGGGACGCTGA
- a CDS encoding DUF4184 family protein, whose product MPFTLSHPAAVLPLMRRPFVPSALVAGAVAPDAPYFLAALGLSENSAQDWYGPLLNATQTHSPGVGLLVNLPAAVGLVVAYRMLRAPVTALLPSGLGLPEPERSTGPRAKARYLMWLLVSALIGIASHTVWDAFTHGDFLVVRVGALHATGPGGLSFARLLQYASTVFGLAAVGWYLWHRRGRLRTGGGTVPRLAPLARWSVVAVLVSAPVLGGAVGAHRDFTAYRYVTEVDYTSRVTVDLGDGASETTHPSKTVRAPWGTLTEGVLTGAAKRAGASLAMALLLYSAAWQVGAVSRRQATASAAAPSPRRDHDEER is encoded by the coding sequence TTGCCGTTCACCTTGTCCCACCCCGCCGCGGTGCTGCCGTTGATGCGTCGGCCGTTCGTTCCGTCGGCGCTGGTCGCGGGTGCCGTGGCCCCCGACGCCCCGTACTTCCTGGCCGCCCTCGGCCTGTCCGAGAACAGCGCCCAGGACTGGTACGGGCCACTCCTCAACGCCACGCAGACCCACTCGCCCGGTGTGGGCCTCCTGGTGAACCTGCCCGCCGCTGTCGGCCTGGTGGTCGCGTACCGGATGCTACGGGCGCCGGTTACCGCGCTGTTGCCCTCCGGCCTCGGCCTTCCGGAACCGGAGCGGTCGACCGGCCCGCGGGCCAAGGCCCGGTACCTCATGTGGCTGCTGGTCTCCGCTCTGATCGGCATTGCCTCCCACACCGTGTGGGACGCTTTCACCCACGGCGACTTCCTGGTCGTCCGGGTGGGGGCTCTGCACGCCACGGGGCCGGGGGGCTTGTCGTTCGCCCGGCTGCTGCAGTACGCGAGCACCGTCTTCGGCCTGGCGGCGGTCGGCTGGTACCTGTGGCACCGTCGCGGCCGGTTGCGCACCGGGGGCGGGACGGTTCCCCGCCTGGCACCCCTCGCGCGGTGGAGCGTGGTGGCCGTCCTGGTGTCGGCCCCCGTACTCGGCGGCGCTGTCGGCGCCCACCGCGACTTCACGGCCTACCGCTACGTGACGGAAGTGGACTACACCAGCCGGGTCACGGTCGACCTGGGCGACGGCGCGAGCGAGACGACCCACCCCTCCAAGACGGTCCGGGCCCCGTGGGGCACCCTCACCGAAGGCGTGCTGACCGGCGCCGCCAAGAGAGCGGGCGCCTCCTTGGCCATGGCGCTGTTGCTGTACTCGGCCGCCTGGCAGGTCGGTGCGGTGTCCCGTCGGCAGGCGACGGCTTCCGCCGCCGCCCCTTCGCCCCGCCGGGACCACGACGAAGAGCGCTGA